The following are encoded in a window of Pseudalgibacter alginicilyticus genomic DNA:
- a CDS encoding OmpA family protein — MKTKINLLACLLFSISSTSFAQQNSLDKADALFNKFSFYKATNAYKELIEKNYNKDYAYRQLADCYSFMRNPDSASVYYKKTVVQKNVPVEYLYNYAQSLRGIGNYEASRTWFENYKKQGGLTNTSIFYNDDEFINRIYNSKQQYFLKDVIFNTKLSEFGAYEHHGNIYFTSTRDAGVAKKFKSGWDNQPFLDMYVIKKGSTHSVVDNKYKIKGKVNSVYHDGPLTISKDGKTMYFSRNNFKKNILKTDNQEIGNLKIYQATLVNNKWKKIKELSFNNDTYSTGHPALNNDGTKLYFTSDMPGGYGGTDIYYVDINPNGSMGKPKNLGEIVNTKKDESFPFVNSENTLFFSSDGHLGLGLLDIFGTVANENNEIVNVLNLGIPINSSKDDFSFFMNEDGNSGYFASNRKEGIGSDDIYAFDRTPLLKIESTILNKEGLPIENATVILLNSEGHQVAQLQSDKNGKLEIGIDRNSDYTIKVEKVYYIQDSKKVTSKNIDDKTTIIKTQFNLNPIVKKATLIAEFSTIYFDYDDVKINKTSMRILDTMADLLINTFPNVTIKIESHTDARGSYKYNKILSNKRAQATYNYLVSKGVNPSRITEYTGFGKQNLLNNCDSIPNCSEAQHQLNRRTQIFVNETN; from the coding sequence TCTCCTATTTTCCATTAGTTCAACAAGTTTTGCGCAACAAAACAGCCTTGATAAAGCTGATGCCTTGTTTAATAAATTTTCATTTTATAAAGCTACCAACGCCTATAAAGAACTTATAGAAAAAAACTATAACAAAGATTATGCATACAGACAATTAGCAGATTGTTACTCGTTCATGAGAAACCCTGATAGTGCAAGTGTATACTATAAAAAAACAGTAGTACAAAAGAATGTACCTGTTGAATATTTATATAATTATGCACAATCTTTAAGAGGTATAGGAAATTATGAAGCCTCTCGCACTTGGTTTGAAAACTATAAAAAACAAGGTGGATTAACCAATACAAGTATATTTTATAATGATGACGAATTTATCAATCGGATATACAATTCCAAACAACAATATTTTTTAAAAGATGTTATTTTTAATACTAAGTTAAGTGAATTTGGAGCTTATGAGCATCATGGAAATATCTATTTTACATCTACAAGAGATGCTGGCGTTGCTAAAAAATTTAAAAGTGGTTGGGATAATCAACCTTTTTTAGACATGTATGTAATCAAAAAAGGGAGTACTCATTCTGTTGTAGACAATAAGTATAAAATTAAAGGAAAAGTAAACAGTGTATATCACGACGGACCTTTAACTATTTCAAAAGATGGTAAAACCATGTATTTTTCAAGAAATAACTTCAAGAAAAACATACTTAAAACGGATAACCAAGAAATAGGAAATTTAAAAATATATCAAGCAACATTGGTTAACAATAAATGGAAAAAAATCAAAGAACTTTCATTTAATAACGATACCTATTCAACAGGACATCCTGCCTTAAATAATGATGGCACAAAACTATATTTTACATCTGATATGCCCGGCGGTTATGGTGGTACCGATATTTATTATGTAGATATTAATCCCAATGGCAGCATGGGAAAACCTAAAAATTTAGGTGAAATTGTTAACACTAAAAAAGATGAATCTTTTCCGTTTGTCAATAGTGAAAACACGCTATTTTTTTCTTCAGATGGTCATTTAGGTTTAGGTCTTTTAGATATTTTTGGAACAGTTGCTAACGAAAACAATGAGATAGTTAATGTGTTAAATTTAGGAATTCCCATAAATTCTAGTAAGGATGATTTTTCATTTTTTATGAATGAAGATGGCAATTCTGGATATTTTGCTTCAAATAGAAAAGAAGGTATTGGTAGTGATGATATTTATGCCTTTGATAGAACGCCACTTTTAAAAATTGAAAGTACTATTTTAAACAAAGAAGGATTACCTATTGAAAATGCAACCGTTATACTTTTAAATTCAGAAGGACATCAAGTAGCCCAATTACAATCTGATAAAAATGGCAAATTAGAAATTGGAATTGATAGAAATAGTGATTACACCATTAAAGTAGAAAAAGTATATTATATTCAGGATTCTAAAAAAGTAACTTCAAAAAATATTGATGATAAAACAACCATTATTAAAACACAATTTAATTTAAATCCTATTGTTAAAAAAGCTACTTTAATAGCTGAATTTTCTACTATTTATTTTGATTATGATGACGTTAAAATAAATAAAACCAGTATGAGAATATTAGATACCATGGCTGATTTATTAATTAATACTTTTCCTAACGTGACAATTAAAATTGAGTCACATACGGATGCAAGAGGCTCATATAAATACAACAAAATTTTATCAAACAAAAGAGCCCAAGCCACTTACAATTACCTCGTATCAAAAGGAGTCAATCCTTCTAGAATTACAGAATATACCGGTTTTGGTAAACAAAACTTATTGAATAATTGTGACAGCATACCTAATTGTAGTGAAGCACAACATCAATTAAATAGACGTACTCAAATATTTGTAAATGAAACAAACTAA